In the Rhizophagus irregularis chromosome 10, complete sequence genome, one interval contains:
- a CDS encoding uncharacterized protein (SECRETED:cutsite_VNA-IP; SECRETED:prob_0.9858); SECRETED:SignalP(1-20), translating into MKQNLIFVVILLVTLSMVNAIPYYQFDKRATTFEQCPTGSQFPITVSIQPDPPVLGQDCTFTVTGTIDSGINPGTTLLISLVDGANKVLNQATIIDICTAGATCPTTSFSITRTITIDAGLPATYSIVIAVTDENKTMLSCALGTITG; encoded by the coding sequence ATGAAGCaaaatcttatttttgttGTCATTTTATTGGTTACGCTTTCAATGGTCAATGCTATTCCATACTATCAATTCGATAAAAGAGCTACTACGTTTGAACAATGTCCTACTGGATCTCAGTTTCCAATTACTGTATCGATTCAACCTGATCCTCCCGTTCTTGGACAAGATTGTACTTTTACTGTTACCGGAACCATAGATAGTGGTATTAACCCAGGTACTACTTTATTGATATCCTTAGTTGATGGTGCTAACAAAGTACTTAACCAGGCAACTATTATCGATATTTGTACTGCGGGAGCCACGTGTCCAACTACATCTTTCAGCATAACAAGAACGATTACAATAGATGCTGGTTTACCTGCAACATACTCTATTGTGATTGCAGTTACGGATGAGAATAAAACTATGTTGAGTTGTGCTCTAGGCACTATTACtggttaa